A DNA window from Mus pahari chromosome 13, PAHARI_EIJ_v1.1, whole genome shotgun sequence contains the following coding sequences:
- the Tmed5 gene encoding transmembrane emp24 domain-containing protein 5 isoform X1 translates to MGGGMWLPFPVLLLSALPAALLRGAAGFTPSLDSDFTFTLPAGRKECFYQPMPLKASLEIEYQVLDGGELDIDFHLTSPEGRTLVFEQRKSDGVHTIETEDGDYMFCFDNTFSTISEKVIFFELILDNMGEEVQGQEDWKKYITNTDVLEMKLEDILESINSIKSRLSKSGHIQTLLRAFEARDRNIQESNFDRVNFWSVINLVVMVVVSAIQVYMLKSLFEDKRKSRT, encoded by the exons ATGGGCGGCGGCATGTGGCTGCCATTCCCCGTGCTGCTCCTGTCCGCTCTGCCCGCAGCGTTGCTGCGCGGGGCGGCCGGCTTCACACCCTCTTTGGACAGTGACTTTACCTTCACGCTGCCGGCCGGCCGGAAGGAGTGTTTCTACCAGCCCATGCCCCTGAAGGCGTCGTTGGAGATCGAATACCAA gTTTTAGATGGAGGAGAATTAGATATTGATTTCCACCTTACCTCTCCAGAGGGCAGAACCTTAGTTTTTGAACAAAGAAAATCAGATGGTGTTCATAC tatagAGACTGAAGATGGTGATTACATGTTCTGCTTTGATAACACATTCAGCACCATTTCTGAGAAGGTAATTTTCTTTGAATTGATCCTGGATAACATGGGAGAAGAGGTTCAAGGCCAAGAAGACTGGAAAAAGTATATTACTAACACAGATGTCCTGGAGATGAAACTAGAAGATATCCTG GAATCCATCAACAGCATCAAGTCCAGACTAAGCAAAAGTGGCCACATACAAACTCTACTTAGAGCATTTGAAGCTCGAGATCGAAACATACAAGAAAGCAACTTTGACAGAGTCAATTTCTGGTCTGTGATTAActtggtggtcatggtggtggtgtcAGCTATTCAAGTTTATATGCTGAAAAGTCTATTTGAAGATAAGAGGAAAAGTAGAACTTAA
- the Tmed5 gene encoding transmembrane emp24 domain-containing protein 5 isoform X2 yields the protein MGGGMWLPFPVLLLSALPAALLRGAAGFTPSLDSDFTFTLPAGRKECFYQPMPLKASLEIEYQVLDGGELDIDFHLTSPEGRTLVFEQRKSDGVHTIETEDGDYMFCFDNTFSTISEKESINSIKSRLSKSGHIQTLLRAFEARDRNIQESNFDRVNFWSVINLVVMVVVSAIQVYMLKSLFEDKRKSRT from the exons ATGGGCGGCGGCATGTGGCTGCCATTCCCCGTGCTGCTCCTGTCCGCTCTGCCCGCAGCGTTGCTGCGCGGGGCGGCCGGCTTCACACCCTCTTTGGACAGTGACTTTACCTTCACGCTGCCGGCCGGCCGGAAGGAGTGTTTCTACCAGCCCATGCCCCTGAAGGCGTCGTTGGAGATCGAATACCAA gTTTTAGATGGAGGAGAATTAGATATTGATTTCCACCTTACCTCTCCAGAGGGCAGAACCTTAGTTTTTGAACAAAGAAAATCAGATGGTGTTCATAC tatagAGACTGAAGATGGTGATTACATGTTCTGCTTTGATAACACATTCAGCACCATTTCTGAGAAG GAATCCATCAACAGCATCAAGTCCAGACTAAGCAAAAGTGGCCACATACAAACTCTACTTAGAGCATTTGAAGCTCGAGATCGAAACATACAAGAAAGCAACTTTGACAGAGTCAATTTCTGGTCTGTGATTAActtggtggtcatggtggtggtgtcAGCTATTCAAGTTTATATGCTGAAAAGTCTATTTGAAGATAAGAGGAAAAGTAGAACTTAA